A genome region from Geodermatophilus bullaregiensis includes the following:
- the benC gene encoding benzoate 1,2-dioxygenase electron transfer component BenC yields the protein MALAFEDGVTRFITCRDDQTVADASYRSRINIPLDCRDGVCGTCKAFCESGEFDMGGYLEDALSDDEAGSGYVLTCSMKPRSDMVLQIATTSAVAKTSAATHHGRITALDRLSPTTVGLTVEIDDRDSLAFLPGQYVNIAVPGTEESRSYSFSSAPQDEELTFLLKLTPGGVMSTYLEERAGVGDEITFTGPHGSFFLRESDAPLLLLAGGTGLAPVLSILRTLEGNRSDRQMHLVYGVTTDDDLVEMEAIEQLAGAIEGLTWDYCVADPATTAPNQGYVTGLYGPEHLHDGDAAVYLCGPPAMVEAVRGHVAGLGVAPSGFYYEKFALAAVPTEAAEEVAEPEPGAVVPESEEVALEPPPVPVVVPDTVAELLALGGREGRTSAGQALFPPVELSPLGADGPGPRAELPAELWRLAGQQVGEPFPTGDVLPVDDADDLVLAVGARAVAGQEMLPEVALEQLTAPVPEASAAQPEADQSDAAIEPALTADGYSITGDGYEIGEEHPSVHESDAIFDARRALELGALELTIGRLTHQQLVGYRILAEATVPYVEGDRFVDAAAYTETNAAFHDYLFTLTGNEHLLRAYQALGVKGHMEESLRSATWCHPRCAQDHLDIVEAFRDGDRERARVLVTEHAERSKETTRRAMHDLAAGRRPRFVTPGRFAGQVVLITGAGQGIGERTARRISAEGGTLVLADRAELVRDLAGELGQPGSEALPVVADLETWEGAKSVVDAALRRFGRIDVAIHTVGGTIWAKPFEHYPPDQIQAEINRSLWPTMWCCRAVVPHMVQRGQGTIVNVSSVATRGVNRLPYATAKGGVNAITTALALEMAPHGVRVVATAPGGTDAPPRRTPRGPAPETEQEQSWYRTIVDQTVESSLMKRYGTLDEQAAAITFLASEEASYITGTVLPVAGGDLG from the coding sequence GTGGCACTCGCGTTCGAGGACGGGGTCACCCGCTTCATCACCTGCCGGGACGACCAGACCGTCGCCGACGCGTCCTACCGGTCGCGGATCAACATCCCGCTGGACTGCCGTGACGGCGTCTGCGGCACCTGCAAGGCGTTCTGCGAGTCGGGCGAGTTCGACATGGGCGGCTACCTCGAGGACGCGCTGTCCGACGACGAGGCCGGGAGCGGGTACGTGCTGACCTGCAGCATGAAGCCGCGCTCGGACATGGTGCTGCAGATCGCGACCACCTCCGCGGTGGCCAAGACCAGCGCCGCCACGCACCACGGTCGGATCACCGCACTGGACCGGCTGTCCCCGACGACGGTCGGGCTGACGGTCGAGATCGACGACCGGGACTCCCTGGCGTTCCTCCCCGGGCAGTACGTCAACATCGCCGTCCCGGGCACCGAGGAGTCCCGGTCGTACTCCTTCAGCAGCGCTCCGCAGGACGAGGAGCTGACCTTCCTGCTCAAGCTGACGCCCGGCGGCGTCATGTCGACCTACCTGGAGGAGCGGGCGGGGGTCGGTGACGAAATCACCTTCACCGGTCCGCACGGCAGCTTCTTCCTGCGCGAGTCCGACGCCCCGTTGCTGCTCCTGGCGGGCGGGACCGGCCTGGCGCCGGTCCTGTCCATCCTGCGGACGCTGGAGGGCAACCGCAGCGACCGGCAGATGCACCTGGTCTACGGGGTCACGACCGATGACGACCTGGTCGAGATGGAGGCCATCGAGCAGCTGGCCGGCGCCATCGAGGGGCTCACCTGGGACTACTGCGTCGCCGACCCGGCGACGACGGCGCCCAACCAGGGCTACGTCACCGGGCTCTACGGGCCGGAGCACCTGCACGACGGCGACGCCGCGGTGTACCTCTGCGGTCCGCCGGCGATGGTGGAGGCCGTCCGCGGGCACGTCGCCGGGCTGGGAGTGGCCCCCTCGGGCTTCTACTACGAGAAGTTCGCCCTGGCCGCGGTCCCGACCGAGGCCGCCGAGGAGGTCGCCGAGCCCGAGCCCGGGGCGGTCGTGCCGGAGTCCGAGGAGGTCGCTCTCGAGCCGCCGCCGGTGCCGGTCGTCGTCCCGGACACCGTCGCCGAGCTGCTGGCCCTCGGCGGCCGGGAGGGCCGGACGTCGGCCGGGCAGGCCCTGTTCCCGCCGGTCGAGCTGTCCCCGCTCGGCGCCGACGGGCCCGGGCCGCGTGCCGAGTTGCCGGCGGAGCTGTGGCGGTTGGCGGGGCAGCAGGTGGGGGAACCGTTTCCCACCGGAGACGTCCTCCCCGTGGACGACGCCGACGACCTCGTGCTCGCCGTCGGTGCCCGCGCCGTTGCCGGCCAGGAGATGCTGCCCGAGGTGGCGCTGGAGCAGCTCACCGCGCCGGTGCCCGAGGCGTCGGCCGCTCAGCCGGAGGCGGATCAGTCGGACGCGGCGATCGAGCCGGCGTTGACCGCCGACGGCTACTCGATCACGGGCGACGGGTACGAGATCGGTGAGGAGCACCCGTCGGTGCACGAGTCCGACGCCATCTTCGACGCCCGCCGGGCGCTGGAGCTGGGCGCGCTCGAGCTGACCATCGGTCGCCTGACGCACCAGCAGCTCGTCGGCTACCGGATACTGGCCGAGGCCACCGTGCCCTACGTCGAGGGTGACCGGTTCGTCGACGCGGCGGCGTACACCGAGACCAACGCCGCCTTCCACGACTACCTGTTCACCCTCACCGGGAACGAGCACCTGCTGCGCGCCTACCAGGCGCTCGGTGTCAAGGGGCACATGGAGGAGTCCCTGCGCTCGGCCACCTGGTGCCACCCCCGGTGCGCGCAGGACCACCTCGACATCGTCGAGGCGTTCCGGGACGGCGACCGCGAGCGGGCACGGGTCCTCGTCACCGAGCACGCGGAACGGTCGAAGGAGACCACCCGCCGGGCCATGCACGACCTGGCCGCGGGCCGTCGTCCCCGGTTCGTCACGCCGGGCCGGTTCGCCGGCCAGGTCGTCCTGATCACCGGTGCCGGGCAGGGGATCGGCGAGCGCACGGCCCGGCGGATCAGCGCCGAGGGCGGGACCCTGGTACTGGCCGACCGGGCCGAGCTGGTGCGCGACCTGGCCGGGGAGCTGGGGCAACCCGGGAGTGAGGCACTCCCCGTCGTCGCCGACCTGGAGACCTGGGAGGGCGCGAAGTCGGTGGTCGACGCCGCGCTGCGACGGTTCGGTCGCATCGACGTCGCCATCCACACCGTCGGAGGCACGATCTGGGCCAAGCCGTTCGAGCACTACCCGCCCGACCAGATCCAGGCCGAGATCAACCGGTCCCTGTGGCCCACGATGTGGTGCTGCCGCGCGGTCGTGCCGCACATGGTCCAGCGGGGGCAGGGCACCATCGTCAACGTCTCGTCGGTGGCCACCCGGGGGGTCAACCGCCTCCCGTACGCCACCGCCAAGGGCGGGGTCAACGCCATCACCACCGCGCTGGCCCTGGAGATGGCCCCCCACGGCGTGCGCGTCGTCGCCACCGCCCCCGGCGGGACCGACGCCCCGCCGCGCCGCACCCCGCGCGGGCCCGCGCCGGAGACGGAGCAGGAGCAGTCCTGGTACCGGACGATCGTCGACCAGACAGTCGAGTCCTCGCTGATGAAGCGGTACGGAACCCTAGACGAGCAGGCCGCAGCCATCACCTTCCTGGCATCGGAGGAGGCCTCCTACATCACCGGGACGGTCCTGCCCGTGGCCGGTGGCGACCTCGGCTGA
- a CDS encoding helix-turn-helix transcriptional regulator, producing MSQPDDEDLHVVGLTTETARLEALLGRASAGGPVVALVEGPAGIGKTTLLRRFLRRHPGLATTTVAGLPWESRRAGELARRLLDDDPEDTSPGPAGNDPVDLGIALARRWEARAGQEPLLVVVDDADCADPVSLQAIASAVARIHEDPVVLLLVRTTGWPDTSDPEAGAVLDRLAAVSVPVSRLGPAETRLLAARVAAVDLPTPVARRLCEHTAGIPGHLLEMLRDTRPVRWSDWQTRLPAPASIQRRVQQALERCSPEAQALVQAAAVLGRNPVLADAAALARLTDPIAALDEACAAGLLATADGHGLDGLVFPERFIRGAVHATLSPRARHDLHLRAAAVVTDDTERLRHRVEAAPLPDAHLADELVELASRKADEGAWAVVAGALVDASRISPTRADREDRLIRAVDALAGAGLIAQAVDALPEVEALPAGPRRDAVLAYVAIQRGRRAEAATHLDTAWRRRGSDRRAAAVVCQREVLHALADWDGEALVRWAGRAVEHAEPGSPAAVESRAIVGLGHAARGHVAAAFTAYRQAVAENPSGPQHQRARMGLGWLYLAQDDPEAARRELEFAVPTARQAGSNRISLWALVWLARTRFALGDWAGALDAVGQGEVLLGTTGLELLRPLIHWTGAQIRALRGEPEAAERHLQLGGAGAQDYTIMTVPALLARAHVAEAVSDYPAVVRHLAALATRTPRGGLDEPGFWPWHDVYANALVVTDRLSEAEEFLSPLEATVHLRGHRSASARLGYVRGRLLAGRGDLVRAEAAFEEARAQLGGLPLPYDRARVDFAHGITLRRAGRRRGAAALLTTARQSFAALGAQVYVERCDRELKTGRPAPRGTEADAQGLTEQERTVAGLVATGLTNKEVAASMLLSVKTVQFHLTRVYTKLGVRSRSELAARFPRHPVA from the coding sequence ATGAGCCAGCCCGACGACGAGGACCTCCACGTCGTCGGGCTGACCACCGAGACGGCGCGGCTCGAGGCCCTGCTCGGCCGGGCCTCCGCCGGCGGGCCGGTGGTGGCCCTCGTCGAGGGCCCGGCCGGGATCGGCAAGACGACCCTCCTGCGCCGGTTCCTCCGCCGGCACCCCGGGCTGGCGACGACCACGGTCGCCGGGCTCCCGTGGGAGAGCCGCCGGGCCGGTGAGCTCGCCCGACGGCTGCTCGACGACGACCCCGAGGACACCTCGCCGGGGCCGGCCGGCAACGACCCGGTCGACCTCGGCATCGCGCTCGCCCGACGGTGGGAGGCCCGGGCCGGGCAGGAGCCGCTGCTGGTCGTCGTCGACGACGCCGACTGCGCGGACCCCGTCTCGCTGCAGGCGATCGCCTCCGCGGTCGCGCGCATCCACGAGGACCCGGTCGTCCTGCTGCTCGTCCGGACCACCGGGTGGCCGGACACCAGCGACCCCGAGGCCGGCGCCGTCCTCGACCGGCTCGCGGCCGTCTCTGTCCCCGTGTCGCGGCTCGGGCCGGCCGAGACCCGGCTGCTCGCCGCGCGGGTGGCGGCGGTCGACCTCCCGACGCCCGTCGCCCGCCGACTCTGCGAGCACACCGCCGGCATCCCCGGGCACCTCCTGGAGATGCTCCGCGACACCCGACCGGTCCGCTGGTCGGACTGGCAGACCCGGCTGCCCGCGCCGGCCAGCATCCAGCGCCGCGTCCAGCAGGCGCTCGAGCGCTGCTCCCCGGAGGCCCAGGCGCTCGTTCAGGCGGCGGCCGTGCTCGGCCGGAACCCCGTGCTCGCCGACGCCGCGGCCCTGGCCCGGCTCACCGACCCGATCGCCGCTCTCGACGAGGCCTGTGCCGCCGGGCTCCTGGCGACCGCCGACGGCCACGGACTGGACGGGCTGGTCTTTCCGGAGCGGTTCATCCGCGGCGCCGTCCACGCGACCCTCTCGCCGCGGGCACGGCACGACCTGCACCTGCGAGCGGCCGCCGTGGTCACCGACGACACCGAGCGGCTCCGCCACCGGGTCGAGGCGGCCCCCCTCCCGGACGCCCACCTCGCCGACGAACTGGTGGAGCTGGCGTCGCGCAAGGCCGACGAGGGGGCGTGGGCGGTCGTCGCCGGTGCGCTCGTCGACGCCAGCCGGATCAGCCCCACCCGGGCCGACCGGGAGGACCGCCTCATCCGGGCTGTCGACGCGCTCGCCGGGGCCGGTCTGATCGCCCAGGCCGTCGACGCCCTCCCCGAGGTGGAGGCGCTGCCCGCCGGCCCTCGCCGGGACGCGGTCCTGGCCTACGTCGCCATCCAGCGTGGCCGCCGGGCCGAGGCCGCCACCCACCTCGACACCGCCTGGCGCCGTCGGGGCTCGGACCGGCGCGCCGCCGCGGTGGTGTGCCAGCGGGAGGTGTTGCACGCCCTGGCCGACTGGGACGGCGAGGCGCTGGTCCGGTGGGCCGGCCGAGCGGTCGAGCACGCCGAGCCCGGCTCGCCCGCCGCGGTGGAGTCACGCGCGATCGTGGGCCTCGGCCACGCCGCCCGCGGCCACGTCGCCGCGGCGTTCACCGCCTACCGGCAGGCGGTGGCCGAGAACCCGTCCGGACCCCAGCACCAGCGGGCGCGCATGGGCCTGGGCTGGCTGTACCTGGCCCAGGACGATCCCGAGGCGGCCCGACGGGAGCTGGAGTTCGCTGTCCCCACCGCCCGGCAGGCCGGCTCCAACCGCATCTCGCTGTGGGCTCTGGTGTGGCTGGCCCGCACCCGCTTCGCGCTGGGGGACTGGGCCGGGGCGCTGGACGCGGTCGGCCAGGGCGAGGTCCTGCTCGGCACCACGGGGCTGGAGCTGTTGCGGCCCCTCATCCACTGGACCGGCGCGCAGATCCGGGCCCTCCGCGGTGAGCCGGAGGCCGCGGAGCGGCACCTACAACTGGGCGGGGCAGGGGCGCAGGACTACACGATCATGACCGTGCCCGCCCTCCTCGCACGGGCACACGTCGCCGAGGCGGTGTCGGACTATCCAGCGGTCGTCCGTCACCTCGCCGCACTGGCCACCCGGACGCCGCGGGGCGGGCTCGACGAACCCGGCTTCTGGCCCTGGCACGACGTCTACGCCAACGCCCTCGTCGTGACCGACCGGCTCTCCGAGGCCGAGGAGTTCCTCTCCCCGCTCGAGGCGACGGTGCACCTGCGGGGGCACCGCTCCGCGAGCGCCCGGCTCGGTTACGTCCGGGGCCGGCTGCTGGCCGGACGCGGTGACCTCGTCCGCGCGGAGGCGGCCTTCGAGGAGGCGCGAGCCCAACTGGGGGGACTGCCGCTGCCGTACGACCGGGCCCGCGTGGACTTCGCCCACGGCATCACCCTCCGTCGTGCCGGCCGGCGCCGGGGCGCCGCCGCGCTGCTCACCACGGCACGCCAGTCCTTCGCTGCGCTGGGCGCGCAGGTCTACGTGGAGCGCTGCGATCGGGAGCTCAAGACCGGTCGCCCCGCACCGCGAGGAACCGAGGCCGATGCGCAGGGCCTCACCGAGCAGGAGCGGACCGTCGCCGGACTCGTGGCGACGGGCCTGACCAACAAGGAGGTGGCTGCGTCGATGCTGCTGTCGGTCAAGACCGTCCAGTTCCACCTCACGCGCGTCTACACCAAGCTCGGGGTGCGGTCCCGTTCCGAGCTCGCCGCGCGCTTCCCACGCCATCCCGTGGCCTGA
- a CDS encoding acetyl-CoA C-acetyltransferase, with amino-acid sequence MRTAVICEPLRTPVGGFGGSLRDVPVQELAATVIRALMERTGLPPESVDDVLLGHCYPTMDAPALGRVAALDAGLPVTASGIQLDRRCGSGLQAVAYAAMQVSSGTSDVVLAGGAESMSNAPFYSTAMRWGVKAGPGVLLADGLARGRVTAGGQHHPVPGGMLETAENLRRDYRISREEQDEYAVRSHQRAAAATEEGRFADEIVPVTVKGRKGDTVVDRDEHIRPDSSVETLAKLRPIMGRDDPEATVTAGNASGQNDGAAVCVVTHPDKADELGLRPLATLVSWGVGGVPPKTMGIGPVPATAKALDLAGVALKDVDLIELNEAFASQVLAVTREWGLTPGDFDRMNVNGSGISLGHPVGATGGRILATLTREMARRDARYGLETMCIGGGQGLAALFERVG; translated from the coding sequence GTGCGCACTGCGGTCATCTGCGAGCCCCTGCGGACCCCCGTGGGGGGCTTCGGCGGATCCCTCCGGGACGTCCCGGTGCAGGAGCTCGCCGCCACCGTCATCCGGGCGCTGATGGAGCGCACCGGCCTGCCACCGGAGTCGGTGGACGACGTCCTGCTCGGCCACTGCTACCCGACGATGGACGCCCCGGCGCTGGGCCGGGTCGCCGCACTCGACGCCGGCCTGCCGGTCACCGCCTCGGGCATCCAGCTCGACCGCCGCTGCGGCTCCGGCCTGCAGGCGGTCGCCTATGCGGCGATGCAGGTGTCCTCCGGCACCTCGGACGTCGTGCTGGCCGGCGGGGCCGAATCGATGAGCAATGCGCCGTTCTACTCCACCGCCATGCGCTGGGGCGTCAAGGCCGGTCCGGGGGTGCTGCTGGCCGACGGCCTGGCCCGCGGCCGGGTCACCGCCGGCGGCCAGCACCACCCCGTGCCCGGCGGCATGCTCGAGACGGCGGAGAACCTGCGCCGCGACTACCGCATCTCGCGCGAGGAGCAGGACGAGTACGCCGTCCGCAGCCACCAGCGCGCCGCGGCCGCCACCGAGGAGGGCCGCTTCGCCGACGAGATCGTGCCGGTGACCGTCAAGGGCCGGAAGGGCGACACCGTCGTCGACCGCGACGAGCACATCCGGCCCGACTCCTCGGTCGAGACGCTGGCGAAGCTACGGCCGATCATGGGTCGCGACGACCCGGAGGCCACCGTCACCGCCGGTAACGCCAGCGGGCAGAACGACGGCGCCGCCGTCTGCGTCGTCACCCACCCCGACAAGGCCGACGAGCTGGGGCTGCGGCCGCTGGCGACGCTGGTGTCCTGGGGCGTGGGCGGCGTCCCGCCGAAGACGATGGGCATCGGCCCGGTACCCGCCACGGCCAAGGCGCTCGACCTGGCCGGCGTGGCCCTCAAGGACGTCGACCTCATCGAGCTCAACGAGGCCTTCGCCTCGCAGGTGCTGGCGGTGACTCGGGAGTGGGGGCTCACGCCGGGCGACTTCGACCGGATGAACGTCAACGGCTCGGGCATCTCGCTGGGGCACCCGGTGGGCGCCACCGGCGGGCGCATCCTGGCCACGCTCACCCGTGAGATGGCCCGCCGCGACGCCCGCTACGGGCTGGAGACGATGTGTATCGGCGGCGGCCAGGGCCTCGCCGCCCTCTTCGAGCGGGTCGGGTGA
- a CDS encoding CoA transferase subunit A, which translates to MDKVVAGAREAVADIPDGAVLAVGGFGLCGVPFGLIDALLEQGTRNLTTISNNCGVEDQALGVLLYAGRIRKTISSFVGGSKEVARLYLSGELEVELTPQGTLAERLRCGGVGIPAFYTPTGGGTLVADGGIPFRYDAQGNVVATSEPKEVRVFDGHQYVLETALTADFGLVRAATGDRHGNLWFHESACNFNPLVGMAGRITIAEVEELVEPGRIRPEDVHLPGVFVDRVVVVGPEGKRIEKRTTRSRTEPSAAPPAAAGEEATTAPEGGDA; encoded by the coding sequence ATGGACAAGGTCGTTGCCGGGGCCAGGGAGGCCGTCGCCGACATCCCCGACGGCGCCGTGCTGGCCGTGGGCGGGTTCGGGTTGTGCGGTGTGCCGTTCGGGCTGATCGACGCGCTGCTGGAGCAGGGCACGCGGAACCTCACCACGATCTCCAACAACTGTGGCGTGGAGGACCAGGCGCTCGGGGTGCTGCTGTACGCCGGCCGGATCCGCAAGACGATCAGCTCCTTCGTCGGCGGCAGCAAGGAGGTCGCCCGGCTGTACCTGTCCGGGGAGCTGGAGGTGGAGCTCACCCCGCAGGGCACGCTGGCCGAGCGCCTGCGCTGCGGGGGTGTCGGCATCCCGGCCTTCTACACCCCCACCGGCGGCGGCACGCTCGTCGCCGACGGCGGCATCCCGTTCCGGTACGACGCCCAGGGCAACGTCGTGGCCACCAGCGAGCCGAAGGAGGTGCGGGTCTTCGACGGCCACCAGTACGTGCTGGAGACGGCGTTGACCGCCGACTTCGGCCTGGTCCGGGCCGCCACCGGTGACCGGCACGGCAACCTGTGGTTCCACGAGTCGGCCTGCAACTTCAACCCGCTGGTCGGCATGGCCGGACGGATCACCATCGCCGAGGTCGAGGAGCTCGTCGAACCAGGCCGGATCCGGCCCGAGGACGTGCACCTGCCCGGCGTCTTCGTCGACCGGGTCGTCGTCGTCGGCCCCGAGGGCAAGAGAATCGAGAAGCGCACCACCCGGTCGCGCACCGAGCCATCCGCCGCGCCGCCGGCCGCCGCCGGTGAGGAGGCCACCACCGCTCCCGAGGGAGGCGACGCCTGA
- the pcaD gene encoding 3-oxoadipate enol-lactonase, with translation MTARLSAVGDGPDDAPVLVLGPSLGTDTGLFDPQVAEFARTHRVVRYDLRGHGGSEVVPGPCTIADLAGDLLALLDSWRVERFSYAGVSIGGAIGQQLALTVPGRLEKLAIIASAAQFADPPSWAVRAAQVREQGTEILVSSRTGTWFTAEWAEEEPAAAERLLDMLRATPAEGYAACCEAIGAFDVRDRLRGITAPTLVVAGAEDPATPVDMVRLVADGIPDSEFVVVPGAAHLPNATHSGAVNAALRDHVGD, from the coding sequence ATGACCGCACGCCTGTCGGCCGTCGGCGACGGTCCGGACGACGCCCCGGTGCTCGTGCTGGGCCCGTCGCTGGGCACCGACACCGGCCTGTTCGACCCCCAGGTCGCCGAGTTCGCCCGCACCCACCGGGTGGTCCGCTACGACCTGCGGGGGCACGGCGGCTCGGAGGTCGTGCCCGGGCCGTGCACCATCGCCGACCTCGCCGGTGACCTGCTGGCGCTGCTGGACTCGTGGAGGGTGGAGCGGTTCTCCTACGCAGGCGTCTCCATCGGCGGCGCCATCGGCCAGCAACTCGCGCTCACGGTCCCCGGCCGGCTGGAGAAGCTGGCGATCATCGCCTCCGCGGCGCAGTTCGCCGATCCGCCGTCGTGGGCGGTGCGGGCCGCGCAGGTGCGGGAGCAGGGCACCGAGATCCTCGTGTCCTCGCGCACCGGCACCTGGTTCACCGCCGAGTGGGCCGAGGAGGAACCGGCCGCAGCCGAGCGGCTGCTGGACATGCTGCGGGCCACCCCCGCGGAGGGCTACGCCGCCTGCTGCGAGGCGATCGGCGCCTTCGACGTCCGCGACCGGCTCCGCGGCATCACCGCCCCGACGCTGGTCGTCGCCGGCGCCGAGGATCCCGCGACTCCCGTCGACATGGTCCGGCTGGTCGCCGACGGCATTCCGGACAGCGAGTTCGTCGTCGTCCCCGGAGCCGCCCACCTGCCCAACGCCACCCACTCCGGAGCGGTGAACGCCGCGCTGCGGGACCACGTCGGCGACTGA
- a CDS encoding nuclear transport factor 2 family protein: MSPLEERLRRLEDAAAIRTLDATCCRLLDDVDWPALVALVTEDGVFDGLSRVRGHRDLLMFSGGLADAGMSVFWHHDGIAHVASGRYADELTHAGEGWRYRVEQVRFSYRAPLAEGLDRHRFALESARSAAVARRTPA, translated from the coding sequence GTGAGCCCGCTCGAGGAACGGCTGCGGCGGCTGGAGGACGCCGCGGCGATCCGGACCCTCGACGCCACTTGCTGCCGCCTGCTCGACGACGTCGACTGGCCGGCGCTGGTCGCGCTGGTCACCGAGGACGGCGTCTTCGACGGGCTCAGCCGGGTGCGCGGGCACCGGGACCTGCTCATGTTCTCCGGCGGCCTGGCAGACGCCGGGATGAGCGTCTTCTGGCACCACGACGGCATCGCCCACGTGGCCTCCGGCCGGTATGCCGACGAGCTGACCCACGCCGGCGAGGGCTGGCGCTACCGGGTCGAGCAAGTCCGGTTCTCCTACCGGGCCCCCCTGGCCGAGGGGTTGGACCGGCACCGGTTCGCCCTCGAGTCCGCCCGCTCCGCCGCCGTCGCACGGAGGACGCCCGCATGA
- the catC gene encoding muconolactone Delta-isomerase, which yields MLFHVRMDVAVPRDLDPDERTRLVTTEKARALELQRSGTWVHLWRVVGQYSNISVFDVDSSDELHEILWNLPLFPFMSIAVTPLTEHPSALSANP from the coding sequence ATGCTCTTCCACGTCCGCATGGACGTCGCGGTTCCCCGCGACCTCGACCCAGACGAGCGCACCCGGCTGGTCACCACCGAGAAGGCCCGGGCGCTGGAGCTGCAGCGCAGCGGCACGTGGGTGCACCTGTGGCGGGTGGTCGGCCAGTACAGCAACATCAGCGTCTTCGACGTCGACTCCAGCGACGAGCTCCACGAGATCCTCTGGAACCTCCCGCTGTTCCCGTTCATGTCGATCGCGGTGACCCCGCTGACCGAACACCCCTCGGCGCTGTCAGCCAACCCGTGA
- the catA gene encoding catechol 1,2-dioxygenase, whose amino-acid sequence MTDTQQTPTAAGSGASATESFLTNEMYEAARQVPPERVDAVVRAVLDGVHSAIREHKVTYPEFQAAKAWLIQVGEGGEWPLFLDVFVEHVVEEVQSETQQGTKGTILGPYYLPGQQRLSSPATLPTREDEKGTPLVFAGQVRDHDGNPVGGAEIDMWQADADGYYSGFAPHVPEGNLRGLVVADDDGRFEIRTIQPAPYQIPTDGPTGKLIETAGWHPWRPAHLHLIVSAPGHRAITTQLYFRGGEWLDSDVASAVKPELILDPQDQGDGTGRVEYDFELQRNEAAQAA is encoded by the coding sequence ATGACCGACACCCAGCAGACCCCCACTGCGGCCGGTTCGGGCGCCAGCGCAACCGAGTCGTTCCTGACCAACGAGATGTACGAGGCTGCCCGCCAGGTGCCCCCGGAGCGGGTCGACGCGGTCGTCCGCGCGGTACTGGACGGCGTGCACTCGGCCATCCGGGAGCACAAGGTCACCTATCCGGAGTTCCAGGCCGCCAAGGCCTGGCTCATCCAGGTGGGCGAGGGCGGCGAGTGGCCGCTGTTCCTCGACGTCTTCGTCGAGCACGTCGTCGAGGAGGTGCAGTCCGAGACCCAGCAGGGCACCAAGGGCACCATCCTCGGTCCCTATTACCTGCCCGGTCAGCAACGGCTCAGCTCCCCGGCCACCCTGCCCACGCGCGAGGACGAGAAGGGCACCCCGCTGGTCTTCGCCGGCCAGGTCCGCGATCACGACGGCAACCCCGTCGGTGGCGCGGAGATCGACATGTGGCAGGCCGACGCCGACGGCTACTACTCCGGCTTCGCCCCACACGTGCCCGAGGGCAACCTGCGCGGCCTGGTCGTCGCCGACGACGACGGCCGGTTCGAGATCCGCACCATCCAGCCCGCGCCGTACCAGATCCCCACCGACGGACCCACCGGCAAGCTGATCGAGACCGCCGGCTGGCACCCCTGGCGCCCGGCCCACCTGCACCTGATCGTCAGCGCTCCGGGCCACCGGGCCATCACCACCCAGCTGTACTTCCGCGGCGGCGAGTGGCTCGACAGCGATGTCGCCTCCGCGGTCAAGCCCGAGCTCATCCTGGATCCGCAGGACCAGGGCGACGGCACCGGACGCGTCGAGTACGACTTCGAACTGCAGCGCAACGAGGCCGCCCAGGCCGCCTGA
- a CDS encoding cupin domain-containing protein has protein sequence MTAFFQVFQLEDLERKVSESDQPYLEFLRRRGMSVGLYRLPVGAEDRQHPHAADEMYLVLRGRGTLRVRDHDVAVGPGSVVSVDHGEDHRFVDIREDLHLMVVFAPPEFPDQE, from the coding sequence GTGACCGCGTTCTTCCAGGTCTTCCAGCTCGAGGACCTCGAGCGGAAGGTGAGCGAGTCCGACCAGCCGTACCTCGAGTTCCTGCGGCGACGGGGCATGTCCGTCGGGCTGTACCGGCTCCCGGTCGGCGCCGAGGACCGGCAGCACCCGCACGCCGCCGACGAGATGTACCTCGTCCTGCGCGGGCGGGGGACGTTGCGGGTCCGCGATCACGATGTCGCGGTGGGTCCCGGCAGCGTGGTCTCGGTCGACCACGGCGAGGACCACCGCTTCGTCGACATCAGGGAGGACCTCCACCTCATGGTGGTGTTCGCCCCGCCCGAGTTCCCCGACCAGGAGTGA